A genomic window from Thermus neutrinimicus includes:
- a CDS encoding acyltransferase, which produces MPWLLPRGIAPLHEKALDRFIGALVERLSDPSVDRNALVREELARLLYGRPYGELLELNPLAALGLDPEGITFEAEYYAATDQEKFQRVKPLLWFWKVLDLTPIGQSVHSGVAIRRALAPFIFKRVGKNPKFFQNVEFSVGYNLELGDDVVVHRYVLLDDIGGIKIGDRTSLSDYVNVYSHTHHVLASPDVTLKETIIGSGVRITYHATILAGVRIGDDAMVGTGAIVTKDVPPHAIALGIPARPARYKVRHDCPYCRKGEPHPSDLVPRAQDRKGNPDFPDFLPPGFGTREA; this is translated from the coding sequence ATGCCCTGGCTCCTTCCTCGAGGCATCGCCCCCCTTCACGAAAAGGCCCTGGACCGCTTCATCGGGGCTTTGGTGGAAAGGCTTTCCGACCCCAGCGTGGACCGGAACGCCCTGGTGCGGGAGGAGCTGGCCCGCCTCCTCTATGGCCGGCCCTATGGGGAACTCTTGGAGCTAAACCCCCTGGCGGCCCTGGGCCTTGACCCCGAGGGCATCACCTTTGAGGCGGAGTACTACGCCGCCACCGACCAGGAGAAGTTCCAAAGGGTCAAACCCCTCCTCTGGTTCTGGAAGGTTCTTGACCTCACCCCCATCGGGCAGTCCGTACACTCCGGGGTGGCCATCCGCCGGGCCTTAGCCCCCTTCATCTTCAAGCGGGTGGGGAAAAACCCCAAGTTTTTCCAGAACGTGGAGTTTTCCGTGGGGTACAACCTGGAGCTGGGGGACGACGTGGTGGTCCACCGCTACGTGCTTCTAGATGACATAGGGGGCATAAAGATCGGGGACCGCACCTCCCTTTCCGACTACGTGAACGTCTACAGCCACACCCACCACGTCCTGGCCTCCCCTGACGTCACCCTCAAGGAAACCATCATCGGCAGCGGGGTGCGCATCACCTACCACGCCACCATCCTGGCCGGGGTGCGCATCGGCGACGACGCCATGGTGGGCACCGGGGCCATCGTCACCAAGGATGTGCCCCCCCACGCCATCGCCTTGGGGATTCCCGCAAGGCCCGCACGCTACAAGGTCCGCCACGACTGCCCTTACTGCCGCAAGGGGGAACCCCATCCCTCGGACCTCGTCCCCCGGGCCCAAGACCGCAAGGGCAACCCCGACTTCCCCGACTTCCTGCCCCCCGGCTTCGGCACCCGGGAGGCCTAG
- a CDS encoding class I SAM-dependent rRNA methyltransferase produces MLRVVVKPGKERKVRNFYPNLYRDELEEIPSQAGVAEAVAADGSFLAVGYLDPGSRIPFRAYRFDPGPLDRAFFLARFQQALRKREGMGPSHRLVHGEADGLPGLVVDRFGEVLVLQVRTRGMEALREVWFPALLQAVGPKGVYERSDVEARRQEGLPERVGVVYGEVPEVLAVEEDGLVFPIPLALAQKTGFYLDQRENRRLFEGMVRPGERVLDVFSYVGAFALRAARKGAHALAVDKDLEALSVLDRVALRMGLKVDIRQGEALEVLRGLEGPFHHILLDPPTLVKRPEEIPPMKRHLVDLSREALRLLAPGGYLWLSTCSYHLKAEDLLEVARRAAADRGMRLRVHALTHQPQDHPWSLHVPESLYLKTVILQEDAL; encoded by the coding sequence GTGCTGAGGGTGGTGGTCAAGCCGGGAAAGGAGAGGAAGGTCCGAAACTTTTACCCCAACCTCTACCGGGACGAGCTGGAGGAGATCCCCTCCCAGGCGGGGGTGGCGGAGGCGGTGGCCGCCGATGGAAGCTTTCTGGCGGTGGGTTACCTGGACCCAGGCTCCCGCATCCCCTTCCGGGCCTATCGCTTTGATCCCGGCCCTTTGGATCGAGCCTTCTTTCTGGCCCGTTTCCAACAGGCCTTGCGCAAGAGGGAGGGGATGGGCCCAAGCCATCGCCTGGTACACGGAGAGGCGGATGGCCTTCCCGGGCTGGTGGTGGACCGTTTTGGCGAGGTTCTGGTCCTCCAGGTGCGCACCCGGGGGATGGAGGCCTTAAGGGAGGTCTGGTTTCCCGCCCTCCTGCAGGCGGTGGGCCCCAAGGGGGTCTATGAGCGGAGCGACGTGGAGGCCAGGAGGCAGGAGGGCCTTCCCGAGAGGGTGGGGGTGGTCTATGGGGAGGTGCCCGAGGTTTTGGCGGTGGAGGAGGATGGCCTGGTGTTCCCCATCCCCTTGGCCCTGGCCCAAAAGACAGGGTTCTACCTGGACCAGCGGGAGAACCGCCGCCTCTTTGAGGGCATGGTGCGCCCTGGGGAAAGGGTTTTGGACGTCTTCAGCTACGTGGGGGCCTTCGCCTTGAGGGCCGCGCGGAAGGGGGCCCATGCCCTGGCGGTGGACAAGGACCTCGAGGCCCTTTCCGTCCTGGACCGGGTGGCCCTGAGGATGGGCCTAAAGGTGGACATCCGCCAAGGGGAGGCCTTGGAGGTGCTAAGGGGCCTCGAGGGCCCCTTCCACCACATCCTCCTGGACCCTCCCACCCTGGTGAAGCGCCCGGAGGAGATTCCTCCCATGAAGCGGCATTTGGTGGACCTTTCGCGGGAGGCCTTGCGCCTGCTGGCCCCAGGGGGGTATCTCTGGCTTTCCACCTGCAGCTACCACCTCAAGGCGGAGGACCTCCTGGAGGTGGCCCGGCGGGCAGCCGCCGATCGGGGGATGCGCCTTAGGGTGCATGCCCTCACCCACCAGCCCCAGGACCACCCCTGGAGCCTGCACGTGCCGGAAAGCCTTTACCTCAAGACCGTGATCCTCCAGGAAGACGCCCTTTGA
- the era gene encoding GTPase Era has translation MEEKTYSGFVAIVGKPNVGKSTLLNNLLGVKVAPISPKPQTTRKRLRGILTEGNRQIVFVDTPGLHKPMDALGEFMDQEVYDALSDVNAVVWVVDLRHPPTPEDELVAKALKPLVGKVPILLVGNKLDAARYPEDALKAYHALLPEAEARMLSALDERQVAELKAELLALLPEGPFFYPEGFAKSDQDFGEWAAEIIREEAMKRLWHEVPYALAVKTEEVAERENGILYIKAIVYVERPSQKAIVIGEGGRKIKEIGQAARKQLEVFLNRQVYLDLEVKVYPDWRKDPEALRELGYRSPIG, from the coding sequence ATGGAAGAGAAAACCTACTCCGGCTTTGTGGCCATCGTGGGCAAGCCCAACGTGGGCAAGTCCACCCTCCTCAACAACCTCCTGGGGGTGAAGGTGGCCCCCATCAGCCCCAAGCCCCAGACCACCCGGAAGCGCCTTAGGGGCATCCTCACCGAGGGAAACCGCCAGATCGTCTTCGTGGATACTCCGGGCCTCCACAAACCCATGGACGCCCTGGGGGAGTTCATGGACCAGGAGGTGTATGATGCCCTGTCCGACGTGAACGCGGTGGTCTGGGTGGTGGACCTCCGCCACCCCCCTACCCCCGAGGACGAGCTGGTGGCCAAGGCCCTGAAGCCCCTGGTGGGCAAGGTGCCCATCCTTCTGGTGGGCAACAAGCTGGACGCCGCCAGATACCCCGAGGATGCCCTAAAGGCCTACCACGCCCTCCTCCCCGAGGCCGAGGCCAGAATGCTCTCCGCCTTGGACGAACGCCAGGTGGCCGAGCTCAAAGCAGAACTCCTGGCCCTTCTCCCCGAAGGCCCCTTCTTCTACCCCGAGGGCTTCGCCAAAAGCGACCAAGACTTTGGGGAGTGGGCGGCGGAGATCATCCGGGAGGAGGCCATGAAGCGCCTCTGGCACGAGGTGCCCTACGCCCTGGCGGTGAAGACCGAGGAGGTGGCGGAAAGGGAAAACGGCATCCTGTACATCAAGGCCATCGTCTACGTGGAACGCCCCTCGCAAAAGGCCATCGTTATCGGGGAAGGGGGCCGGAAGATCAAGGAGATCGGCCAGGCCGCCAGGAAACAGCTGGAGGTCTTCCTGAACCGGCAGGTGTACCTGGACCTCGAGGTCAAGGTCTACCCCGACTGGCGCAAGGACCCCGAGGCCCTCAGGGAGCTAGGCTACCGATCCCCCATAGGGTGA
- a CDS encoding HesA/MoeB/ThiF family protein — MWTKEELDRYHRQMILPQVGPEGQERLKRSSVVVVGAGGLGVPVLQYLAAAGVGRIGIVEMDRVELSNLHRQVLYATEDVGKPKALAAKERLLALNPLVRIDTYPVRLTSENALEILKPYDLVVDASDNFPTRYLVNDACVFLGKPLVYGAIYQFDGQVAVFHHLTPGGEMGPCYRCLFPKPPPPGSVPSCAEAGVFGVLPAVVGSLMAAEALKVLLGLGKPLAGALVLYDALEGQFRKLSLSRNPACPVCGDHPTQRELIDYEAFCGL; from the coding sequence ATGTGGACCAAGGAGGAGCTGGACCGGTACCACCGCCAGATGATCCTGCCCCAGGTGGGCCCTGAGGGGCAGGAGAGGCTGAAGCGCTCCTCCGTGGTGGTGGTGGGGGCCGGGGGCCTGGGGGTCCCGGTCCTGCAGTATTTGGCGGCAGCGGGGGTAGGGCGGATCGGCATCGTGGAGATGGACCGGGTGGAGCTTTCCAACCTCCACCGCCAGGTGCTCTATGCCACGGAGGATGTGGGCAAGCCCAAGGCCCTGGCCGCCAAGGAACGCCTCCTGGCCCTGAACCCCCTGGTGCGGATCGACACCTACCCCGTGCGCCTCACCTCGGAAAACGCCCTGGAGATCCTGAAGCCCTACGATCTGGTGGTGGACGCCTCCGACAACTTTCCCACCCGCTACCTGGTGAACGACGCCTGCGTCTTCCTGGGAAAGCCCTTGGTCTACGGGGCCATCTACCAGTTTGACGGCCAGGTGGCGGTCTTCCACCACCTTACCCCCGGGGGGGAGATGGGACCCTGCTACCGGTGCCTTTTCCCCAAGCCCCCTCCCCCGGGAAGCGTCCCCTCCTGCGCCGAGGCCGGGGTCTTCGGGGTCTTGCCGGCGGTGGTGGGAAGCCTCATGGCGGCGGAAGCCCTCAAGGTGCTCTTGGGGCTCGGGAAACCCCTGGCTGGGGCCTTGGTCCTTTACGACGCTTTAGAAGGCCAGTTCCGCAAGCTCTCCCTAAGCCGCAACCCCGCCTGCCCGGTCTGCGGGGACCACCCCACCCAGCGGGAGCTCATAGACTACGAGGCCTTTTGCGGCCTTTGA
- a CDS encoding citrate synthase/methylcitrate synthase, producing the protein MEVARGLEGVLFTESRMCFIDGEAGRLYYYGIPIQELAEKSTFEETTFLLLHGRLPKGEELEGFKKELARRRALPEHLLESFRRYPLSAHPMSFLRTALSELGMLDPSEGEISQEALYQKGLDLIAKFATIVAANKRLREGKEPLPPREDLSHAANFLYMANGVEPSKEQERLMDAALILHAEHGFNASTFTAIAAFSTETDLYSAITAAVASLKGPRHGGANEAVMKMIQEIGTPERAREWVREKLARKERIMGMGHRVYKAFDPRAGVLERLARIVAETHGHSTEYQILKIVEEEAGKVLNPRGIYPNVDFYSGVVYSDLGFGLEFFTPIFAVARISGWVGHILEYKALDNRLLRPDAKYIGELDVPYLPLEARA; encoded by the coding sequence ATGGAAGTGGCCAGGGGTTTGGAGGGCGTACTCTTCACGGAAAGCCGGATGTGCTTCATCGACGGGGAGGCGGGCCGCCTCTACTACTACGGGATCCCCATCCAGGAGTTGGCGGAGAAGAGCACCTTTGAGGAAACCACCTTCCTTCTCCTACACGGGAGACTTCCCAAAGGGGAGGAGCTTGAGGGGTTCAAAAAGGAGCTAGCCAGGCGACGGGCCTTGCCGGAGCATCTCCTGGAATCCTTCCGCCGCTATCCCCTCTCGGCCCATCCCATGAGCTTCCTGCGCACGGCGCTTTCCGAGCTGGGGATGCTGGACCCCAGCGAGGGGGAGATTTCCCAAGAGGCCCTTTACCAGAAGGGCCTTGACCTCATCGCCAAGTTCGCCACCATCGTGGCCGCCAACAAGCGCCTGCGGGAGGGTAAGGAACCCTTGCCCCCCAGGGAGGACCTCTCCCACGCCGCCAACTTCTTGTACATGGCCAACGGGGTAGAGCCCTCCAAGGAGCAGGAGCGCCTCATGGACGCCGCCCTCATCCTGCATGCCGAGCACGGCTTTAACGCCAGCACCTTTACCGCCATCGCCGCCTTTTCCACGGAGACCGACCTCTACTCCGCCATCACCGCCGCCGTGGCCTCCCTTAAGGGGCCCAGGCACGGGGGGGCCAACGAGGCGGTGATGAAGATGATCCAGGAGATTGGCACTCCTGAAAGGGCGCGGGAGTGGGTGCGGGAGAAGCTGGCCAGGAAGGAGCGCATCATGGGCATGGGCCACCGGGTCTACAAGGCCTTTGACCCCCGGGCCGGGGTTCTGGAGCGCCTAGCGCGCATCGTGGCGGAAACCCACGGCCACTCCACCGAGTACCAGATCCTGAAGATCGTGGAGGAGGAGGCGGGGAAGGTCCTGAACCCCAGGGGCATCTACCCCAATGTGGACTTCTACTCCGGGGTGGTTTACTCCGATCTCGGCTTTGGCCTGGAGTTCTTCACCCCCATCTTCGCCGTGGCCCGCATCTCCGGCTGGGTGGGGCACATCCTGGAGTACAAGGCCCTGGATAACCGCCTTCTCAGGCCGGATGCCAAGTATATCGGCGAGCTGGACGTGCCCTACCTGCCCCTGGAGGCCCGGGCCTAG